One window of Desulfarculus baarsii DSM 2075 genomic DNA carries:
- a CDS encoding helix-turn-helix domain-containing protein, producing MAPEQNRWLSAEEIAHHLGVSIDTIYRWIAGRGMPAHKVGRLWKCKTDEVDEWVKAGGAADKSRQDQAE from the coding sequence ATGGCACCAGAGCAAAACCGCTGGCTTTCAGCCGAAGAAATCGCACATCATCTCGGGGTCAGCATTGACACCATCTACCGCTGGATAGCGGGACGCGGCATGCCCGCGCACAAAGTCGGCCGCCTCTGGAAGTGTAAAACGGACGAGGTCGACGAGTGGGTGAAGGCTGGCGGCGCGGCTGACAAGAGCAGACAGGATCAAGCTGAATGA
- a CDS encoding phage head closure protein, with protein sequence MPAAPYRHRVTIQAVTLIFDGMGGWEETWADLATVWARVEALKGEEYFAAAQMQNSVSHRVTMRYRADLTPTHRLVFEGRTLDIEAVLPDERKSRLVIMCTEQV encoded by the coding sequence ATGCCAGCCGCTCCATATCGCCACCGGGTGACCATTCAGGCGGTGACGCTCATCTTCGATGGCATGGGCGGCTGGGAGGAAACCTGGGCTGACCTGGCCACGGTCTGGGCGCGGGTCGAAGCCCTCAAGGGCGAGGAGTACTTCGCCGCCGCCCAGATGCAGAACTCGGTCAGCCACCGCGTCACCATGCGCTATCGCGCCGACCTCACCCCCACCCACCGTCTGGTATTCGAGGGCCGTACCCTCGATATCGAGGCGGTCCTACCCGACGAACGCAAATCCCGCCTCGTGATCATGTGCACCGAGCAGGTGTAA
- a CDS encoding head-tail connector protein, whose translation MHGRLRLITPPALEPVTLAEAKLHARIDHDLEDGLLATFIAAARQHGEQLTGRQFVEAEYELSLDGFPCGDDPIELPKPPLQAVEAVSFVAPDGVTQTMPATDYVVDTSGLLGRIYPADGAAWTATRRRPNAVTIGFRTGWPVVTGNPSTPDAIKSWMLCHVTGLYEQRESFAGRSVSALPGDFLDGLLDPWRVAGVV comes from the coding sequence ATGCACGGACGTCTGCGCCTGATTACGCCTCCAGCCCTGGAACCGGTCACTCTGGCGGAAGCCAAGCTCCATGCCAGGATCGATCACGATCTCGAGGACGGGCTGCTTGCGACTTTCATCGCAGCCGCGCGCCAGCATGGGGAGCAACTGACCGGGCGGCAGTTCGTGGAGGCGGAATACGAGCTCTCCCTGGACGGCTTTCCTTGCGGCGACGACCCGATCGAATTGCCCAAGCCGCCGTTGCAGGCCGTGGAGGCCGTCTCCTTTGTGGCTCCGGACGGGGTAACACAGACCATGCCCGCCACGGACTATGTCGTTGATACTTCCGGACTGCTCGGCCGCATCTATCCAGCCGATGGCGCAGCGTGGACGGCCACCCGCCGCCGCCCTAACGCCGTGACTATCGGCTTTCGTACCGGCTGGCCCGTCGTCACAGGAAATCCGTCCACCCCTGATGCCATCAAGAGCTGGATGCTCTGTCATGTCACCGGCCTTTATGAGCAGCGGGAGAGCTTCGCCGGGCGATCCGTCAGCGCGCTCCCCGGCGACTTTCTTGACGGGCTGTTGGACCCCTGGCGGGTTGCCGGGGTGGTGTAA
- a CDS encoding phage major capsid protein, whose protein sequence is MDEIRELLEEQHKAFAEFKQANDDRLTAIEKKGFAPADLEEKVTRINEDLTRLGKDLAEVAKKANRPGAGVDGQEPMAQEHKQALGKFLRKGDDRELAGIQRKAMATYSDPDGGYFLTEDMAQTIERTVSAMSALSGMAQTIAGNAAVYKKPVRTTGVSYAWRGEGENPSTTSTPKFSLLAFEAREVDAFPEVTNESLEDLGFNVEAFLMEEVALAFAEAEAEAFLTGNGVSRPRGLLTYDAVANDAYAWGKLGTVLSGGNGAFASSNPSDKLIDLIHALKAQYRASGAFLLNDLTLAAIRKFKDGQGNYLWQPGLQAGVAGVLLGYPVRTDDYMPDVASGSLSIAFGDFKRAYLIYRRRGMRIIRDNITNKGFTSFWVTERFGGGVQNFEAVKLMKFSAS, encoded by the coding sequence ATGGACGAGATCAGAGAGCTGCTGGAAGAGCAGCACAAGGCGTTCGCGGAGTTCAAGCAGGCCAACGACGATCGGCTTACGGCCATCGAGAAGAAAGGTTTCGCCCCTGCCGACCTGGAGGAAAAGGTCACCAGGATCAACGAGGACCTGACCCGGTTGGGCAAGGACCTGGCCGAGGTCGCCAAGAAGGCCAACCGGCCGGGCGCGGGAGTGGACGGCCAGGAACCCATGGCCCAGGAGCACAAACAGGCCCTGGGCAAGTTCCTGCGCAAGGGCGACGACCGGGAACTGGCCGGTATCCAGCGCAAGGCCATGGCCACCTACAGCGATCCCGACGGCGGCTATTTCCTCACCGAGGACATGGCCCAGACCATCGAGCGCACCGTGAGCGCCATGTCCGCGCTCTCCGGCATGGCCCAGACCATCGCGGGCAACGCGGCCGTGTACAAGAAGCCCGTGCGCACCACCGGCGTATCCTACGCCTGGCGCGGGGAAGGCGAGAACCCGTCGACCACCTCGACGCCGAAGTTCAGCCTGTTGGCCTTCGAAGCCAGGGAAGTGGACGCCTTTCCCGAGGTGACCAACGAGAGCCTGGAGGACCTGGGCTTCAACGTCGAGGCCTTCCTCATGGAGGAAGTCGCCCTGGCCTTTGCCGAGGCCGAGGCCGAAGCCTTCCTGACCGGCAACGGCGTCTCCCGCCCGCGCGGACTGCTGACCTATGACGCCGTGGCCAACGATGCCTACGCCTGGGGCAAGCTCGGCACCGTGCTCTCCGGCGGCAACGGCGCGTTCGCGTCCAGCAACCCCAGCGACAAGCTCATCGACCTGATCCACGCGCTCAAAGCTCAGTACCGAGCGTCCGGGGCCTTTCTCCTGAACGACCTGACCTTGGCGGCCATCCGCAAGTTCAAGGACGGCCAGGGCAATTACCTCTGGCAGCCGGGGCTGCAGGCGGGCGTCGCAGGCGTGCTCCTGGGCTATCCGGTGCGCACCGACGACTACATGCCCGACGTGGCTTCCGGGAGCCTGTCCATCGCCTTCGGCGACTTCAAGCGAGCCTACCTGATCTACCGCCGCCGGGGCATGCGCATCATCCGCGACAATATCACCAATAAGGGCTTCACCTCCTTCTGGGTGACCGAGCGCTTCGGCGGCGGCGTCCAGAACTTCGAGGCCGTGAAGCTCATGAAATTCTCCGCCAGCTAA